The Calothrix sp. PCC 7507 DNA segment TAAAGATAGAAGCGAATTTTTGATGAACAGCACAATTTTTTTTCGTAAAATTATGCATTTTAAAGTTTACTGGTAATTTTTGAACATACAGCAGCAGAAGTAGAGATATATAAACTTATATCGAAGTTGTTCAATTGACTACAGTCTGGTTAGATGGTCTAGACGTTTACTTTCAGCAACTACAAGGCTAGCTACAAGTAATGATCAGAACAACAATTCATGGAATCGCTTTAGGAACTTTCGTTCTCACCAGTGGCGCGAATGCTATTTCCATACCAGATAAAACTTCTACTCCGAAGTCTTCACATATAGCCAGTCATAACCTTCTGGCTATATCTTATCCTCAGAGTAGAAATTATCCTCAGCGTTCACCCTATCCTCAAGCTAGACCTACCAATTCTCAACGTTCACCCTATCCTCAAACTAGACCTACTAATCCCCAAAATTCACCCACTAATCCCCAAAATTCACCTACTAATCCCCAAAATTCACCTACTAATCCCCAAAACACACCTAATAATTCTCAAGGTTCGCAATCTAGCGCCGATACAGCTTCTATAGAAGCGTCGGTTTTTCAGCAAATTAATCAATATCGAGCTTCTATAAATTTACCTGCACTGACACGTAATTCTGCTGCTGACAATCAAGCAAAGATTCATAGTCAGAACATGGCAAGTGGTAAAGTCGGATTTGGACATAGCGGAGCTAGTCAGCGATTTAAAGCGACTGGTATTAGTTACAAATCAGCGGCTGAAAATGTCGCATATAACAGCGGTAGTGACCCTGCTACCAGAGCAGTTCAAGGCTGGCTCAAAAGTCCAGGGCATCTTGCCAACATCAAAGGAAATTTCAGCCTAACGGGGATTGGTGTAGCCAAGAGTAGCGATGGTAAAGTCTACTTAACCCAACTTTTCTTTCTTTCCTAAGTTTTACCAAGAAGAAGTCAGGAGTTAGGAGCCAGAATAACTTTTGTGCGATGTGTACTTCTGTATAGGAATCATATTTGATTTCTGAAAAAATCTCAGTATCTGTAGGGTGCGTTAGGACGGAGTCCTTAACGCACCAAAGTCTTAGGACGGTGCGTTATGCAACGCTTTCACAACGCCAGTTGCTACAACGGAGGAAACCTCCCTCCGGGTGACGCTCCTGCGTCGCTAACGCCAGTTCACGCCACGTACTTTATGCCGGGGAACCCGTCCACTGGACTGGCTCACCGCAACGCACTGGCTCCCCTACGTATATTTCAAAAATCAAATACTAGTCCTATATCAAAAATACATGTATGAAGGTATGAAGTTTTCCTGACCCTTGAATTCTAAATTATTTCATCAAATCTAGTTTTTTTATCTGGCATTTTTAAGACAAAATGTAGTATCTATAACATTTATTTAGTAGATACTACATTATCTTTTGATTGATTCATAAAAACTGCATAATTTTTAGGTAAAAAAATGTATCTTAATGGCAACTTACTTATTTAGGTATTAAAAACTGAAGGCTATTACTTATATTTGTTGAAAAAGACATTAAAACCTTTGCTAAATTCATAAATCCTTAATAGTATCCTAGTATATATTCTTGGAACAATAAGGTAGAGTATAAGTCTTATAACTCTATAGGTTATGTAGTTCTCCATGTTCCGACAGACTGCTTTTGGCATCGCTTTAAGTACGCTTGTCCTTGCCAGTGAATTAACAACTGCTTCTTTCCCACTCCACACTGCTACTAAAAAACAGATTCATCAACCGTTATCGATTTCTTCACATCAAGTTGCATCTACTACTAGTTTTAAAACAACTGCTCTGGAAAAATCAGTTTTTGAGCAAATTAATCGATATCGGGTTTCTCAGGGATTAACAAAGCTGACACTTAATGCAAATATCACTAAGCAGGCAAGGATTCATAGTCAAAACATGGCAAATGGTAAAGTCCCGTTTAGCCATCAGGGATTTGAACGGCGCGTAACTGCTATTCCCCTTATTTACAACAGTGCTGCAGAAAATGTCGCTTTCAACCAGGGATATAGCAATCCTGCATCTGAAGCTGTAACTGGTTGGATTAAAAGTCCAGGACACCTAGAGAATATTAAAGGTAAATACAACCTAACTGGGATTGGTGTTGCAGCTAACAAGAAGGGTGAAGTGTACCTCACGCAAATTTTTCTATACACGAGGTAGATTTAATTTCTGTTTTTTTGGACAATAAATTAATGTAGTGTCTGATAGGACTTTGGTCTGGTAGACACTGCATTTATTCTTGAGTGATTCATGACATTAGATGATTTTCAGGTGAGCGATCGCGACCTTAGTGACGCAGCCTTATCGCAGTATTTAAAATCTGAGGCGATCGCTATCGATACCGAAACGATGGGATTACTACCACAGCGCGATCGCTTATGTCTCGTCCAGCTGTGCAACCTTGAGGGTAACGTGGCTGTAGTTCGCATAGCTAAAGGACAAACCGATGCAGCAAACTTAAAAAAACTTTTAGAAGCAGCGAATATCCAAAAAGTATTTCACTTTGCGCGTTTTGACGTTGCTACCTTGCGTTATCACCTGGGAATTCAAGTCCAGCCGATTTTTTGCACCAAGATTGCTAGTAAATTAGCTCGCACTTATACTAATCGTCACGGATTAAAAGATGTAGTGCAAGAGTTGGAAAAGGTAGAACTAGATAAAAGCGCTCAAAGTTCGGATTGGGGTAACGCTGCTAACTTATCGGCAGATCAACTGAGTTATGCTGCTAATGATGTCCGCTACTTACTCAGTGTGCAACAAAAACTCACAGAAATGCTGAAACGCGAACAACGTTGGGAACTAGCTCAACAATGCTTTCAAGTGTTGCCAACAATAGTATCTTTAGATTTGTTGCAATTCAAAGATTTATTTGAACACTGATTAATTAGAGTCAAGAGTCAAAAGTCCAGAGTTAAGATTCTTTAATTCTTGACCCTTGACCCTTGACTTAAACTTCTTTTCGCTGATTTTCTACATGATTTTGGATGCGAGCTACGACGTTATAATCATCCGCACCTGCGGGAGTTTTTGATTCTATAATCCCCTCTGTTGATCCACCAATTGCTTTCCACGCAGCAAGACCACCTTTGAGTTGAGATACATGCCTAAACCCAGCAGAATGTAGCGATTGTGCGGCTTGGGCACTTTGTTCTTCAGTCGCACCGTAAACATAAATATGACGGTCTTTATCCAATGATGATGTAGCTATGTCTACCAATTCATCGATTGGGGTTGCCATCGCTCCCGTAATATGACCTTCGTTGTAAGTTCTGCGATCGCTCACGTCCAAAATTGTGAAAGCTGGTTCTCCCCATTCCAAACGAGATTTCAATACATGAGCATCAGATTGTGGTTCGATGTGTGGTTGAGAAGGAATAATATTATCTACTAAATTCTTGTTAGCCATAACTGCTCCTTGCTGATTACATTATTAGCAAGTTAGCAAAATATCTAGATTTAATTGCTCTTTCTTTAGTATGAAGATCATGGTAATATTTCTTTAGATAGGGTGGATTATTCAAATAGTTTTAAGCCATTATTCGATTTATATAGTAATCCGATTTAATTTCTGAACAAATCTCAGTATCTGTAGGGGAGCCAGTCAGGACAGCTTGTTTTTTTGTTGCACTTTCCGCTCAAAACAAATCTTTTGAAGTTAAGTGGGCACAATTAAACCTAACTATGTAAAGAAATGTAAACAAGACTCAAATCCTTTCTCCTATGGCAAGATTGCCTATTGCCAACGATAAATATTTATGCATAGCTACTTACTTCTTTTCATAAAAAATAGTGCTTCAAACCCAGTATTGGGGGTTGTTTTTATCACGATTGTCTGCGGTATGGCTACGCTTCGGGCGTAGCTATACCGCATGATCAGGGCTTAGTGAAAAATTAGCTGCACACTACTAAAATTAATAAATAAAACAAGTTCACACAAAAAATATACATTTTGTAACCATTGCGATCGCTAAATTTTTGAGAAATTTAATGGAAAATTAGGATTAGCCAGGTACAACAGTGGCTATACCAGGTAATCAACGGCTACCCTAGGGAAAGTCGCTACGCATCTACGTACACAGATGAAGTAAGCATGAAGATACTCTCACGAAGAGCCAGTGTAGCAAACACAGATACCCTCAGGGTGGCTTCTCACAGAGTAGCGATCGCGATCGCAAATCGCCAAATCAACAATAGGCTAAAAATTTATGGTGATGGCTCCCGCTACTAATCCCAAAATTCTTGTTGTAGATGACGACCACGGCGTCCGCAATCTCATTTATCGTTTTTTAGGTCGAAAATATCAGATAGAATCAGCCTCAGATGGTAAAACAGCTTTATCGATGTTTGATCAATTCAACCCAGCTTTAGTAATTCTGGATTGGAATTTACCAGATACCAATGGCTATAAACTCTGCCAAGAAATGCAGAGTCGCACTAATGTATTAGTAATGATACTGACCAGCCGCAATGATGAAGCCGATAAAATCAGAGTCCTCGCCGCAGGTGCTGACGACTTCATGACTAAACCATTTAGTCTCGCAGAAGTCGAAGTTCGAGTCCAAGCACTTTTACGCCGTATCCGCAGCATCAACCCTTCTCCCACACAACGCCTTGTCTTTCAACAGCTAGCAATTAACCCAGATGGCCGAGAAGTGACACTTAACGATAAACCTCTGAGCTTAACTGCCTTGGAATTTAATATCCTACATTTTTTGGCTAGCCATCCTGGTCAAGCATGGAGTCGTCCACAGCTAATCCAAAAAATCTGGGGTTGTGACTACGTCGGAGATGGACGTGTCGTTGATGTGCATATTGGTCAGCTTCGCAAAAAAATGGAAGTTGACACCACGATACCTGAGTATATTAAAACTGTCCGGGGTTACGGTTATAAGTTTGAGCCTCCCGAAGACAGTAATGCTTAAATTTTCAATACCAGGAATACTTCATCCCAAAAATTAGTCTGGCAGCCTCAACCATAGTGTTATCTCTTAAAAGTTGAGATAACACCAAATTTTCTCCATAATCTTACTTAGGTACGAGTGTATAAGCAAGTGTTAGTTTGGATTATTCATACCAAACTAATTAGGGTATTTAGTGATAGATAAGCCACCTCATACTGACTTTACTGTTACTGCTAGCTGCAATCCCAATGCATCCAGTAATTGACTCAGACAAGAAAATTCAACTTCTCCTTGCTGAGATAACATCAAATCGAGTTGCTCATAGCATTGCTTGACTTGCTCTGGAAGCTGCTCCATTCCACCCTGTGCTTCAATCACATTTTTGAGTGCTTTTCCTAACATTTTAGAGTTTCCCTCTTCTAAAACTACTTCGATATATGATGCTGCTTCTAGTGGGTCTTTGAGGTGTTGAATTATTCCTTCATGATAGCTTACACTTCTAGGCATCATCTCTACTCCTATAGTCTTCCCAATATTTCTTAGCTTTACCAATATCTTGTTCTTGAGTGCTTTTATCTCCACCACATAAAAGAATAATAATTGTTATCTCTTCCTGTCCAAAGTATAGGCGGTAGCCCGGCCCATAGTCGATTCTCAATTCAAAAACACCTTCTCCAACTGAATTACAATCACCTAAATTACCATCTTCAACTCGGTCAAGTCTAGCTCTTATTTTAGCTTTTGCTCTTCTATCTCGTAGAGAATCAAGCCACTCATCAAAAATATTTTTCCCATCTACTGTTAGGTAATTCCTAATTTCTCTTGGTTGCACTTCCATGATTCTCTGGAGAAGTCGATTTATAAATCATGAAATAATTCATAGTTTTTTCGCCGCCAGTCTTTGACTCACCAACTCCGCTGCTAAATGTATTGCGGCTTTCATGCTTGTAGCGTCAGCAATTCCCTTACCTGCAATATCAAATGCTGTTCCATGATCTGGTGAAGTTCGCACAAAAGGTAGACCAATAGAAGTATTCACAGCGCGGTCAAAAGCCATCAACTTCACAGGAATTAAACCTTGGTCGTGGTAAAGTGCCAAGTAAGCATCTGCGGGATTTTGGCTGTGAGTATTTCCATACCAAGCTTGACCAGGCTTAACCCACATCGTATCTGGTGGTATCGGCCCATCTAGTTGTAAATGGGGGCGGTTTTGTCGTTCTTGCTCCAACCAGGGAATTAACCAATCGATTTCTTCAGTTCCCAATTGTCCCTGTTCGCCGCTGTGGGGATTTAAACCGGCGATCGCAATTCTCCCATTCTCAATACCAAAATCTCTCTCTAAACACTCCAAGAGCAAATCGAGTTTCTTCGTCAACAACTCTGGTGTTAAGGTATCTGCTACTTGACGTAGGGGAATATGTGTGGTGGCAAGTAAAGCGCGGAGTATCCAATTAGTGTGAGGCGATCGCGCCACAAATAACATCCCAAAACGGTCAATGCCTGATTTCTCCGCTAAAAGTTCCGTTTGCCCTGGATAATTATACCCTGCAGCTTTCCAAGCCGACTTAGCTATGGGGCCTGTAACAATGCCATCAAATTGATCAGCGAGAGTTTGAGCGATCGCATATTCCATATAAGCAAAACTAGCCGCACCACTAGCCGCATTACCTTTTCCTATGGTAATTTCAGCTTTGATTTTCCCCTCTAATGGCACATCAATCACAGACAACTGGGCTGGATTTACTAAGGGTGTGAGATTCTCAGCCAAATTCAGTCTCTCATAGGTCTGGGTTAGCAAATCTAAGTTACCAACCACCGTCAGTTCACAGTTTTGAGCAACCGCTGGATCAGCCAAAGCTTTCAAAACCACCTCGGTCCCAATCCCTGCAGGATCTCCCAGCGTCAAAGCCAAACGCGGATGATTTTTCATTTTGTTAAGAGTCAAAAGTCAAGTGTCAAAGGTCAAAGGTCAAGAGTCAAGAGTCATTTATTCTTTCTCCTTCATCTCCCCCAATCCCCAATCCCCAATCCCCAATCCCCAGTCCCCAATCCCCAATCCCCAGTCCCCAATCCTTATCACTGCCAAACTGGTTTAAAATTATTTACATAAGTCTAATTCCACTGTCACCGTGAAAAAGCCTTGATATACCTAGTTTATCTGAGTTTGTCTAAGGCACTTGGTGAGCGGAAAACTAATTAGAATTTGCCGTTATCAACCGACCGCAAGCAGGTTGCAACGGCGATACACTCAAATTAACCATTTGCAAAGGAGTACCACATAAATGAGTGGCGAACTATTAAATGCAGCTCTGTTGTCCTTCGGTTTAATCTTCGTGGGTTGGGCCTTGGGTGCTTTGTTACTGAAAATTCAGGGCGCAGAAGCAGAAGAATAATCCGGCTAATAACCCAATTTTCTCAGAAAAAAAGCTTGTCCGATTTCTGGACAAAGCTTTTTCTGTATGTACACCCAATTTCTGCCACATTTCTAAAAAAAGTGTAAACTTTTGTTTATTAGGCTATTCTGATAAGATTCTTCTCATATAACTTTAAAAATTGTTACAACCCTCATGACATTATTAATCGTCGGTGCCACTGGCACCTTAGGAAGACAAGTGGCTCGTCGTGCTATCGATGAGGGGTATAAGGTGCGCTGTCTTGTCCGGAGTACCAAAAAAGCAGCTTTTCTGAAAGAATGGGGTGCAGAATTAGTATCGGGAGACTTGTGTTATCCCGAAACCCTGCCAAGAGCGCTAGAGGGTGTAACTGCAGTTATAGATGCAGCGACATCTCGCCCCACAGATTCACTGAGTATTAAACAAGTAGACTGGGATGGCAAGGTAGCATTAATTCAGGCAGTCAAAGCCGCAGGTATAGATCGTTTTATCTTCTTTTCAATTCTAGAAGCAGAAAAGTATCCAGAAGTACCGCTGATGGAAATTAAGCGGTGTACAGAACTCTACCTTGCCGAGTCTGGCTTAAACTACACCATTCTACGGCTAGCTGGATTCATGCAAGGGTTAATTGGTCAATACGGGATTCCGATTTTGGAAAACCAGCCGGTTTGGGTAAGTGGTGTATCCTCTCCCGTCGCTTATATGGACACTCAGGACATAGCTAAATTTGCTATCCGTGCTTTGAATGTACCAGAAACCGAAAAACAAGCTTTTCCCCTAGTCGGGACTCGTGCTTGGAGTGCTGAAGAAATCATTAACCTGTGTGAGCGCTTGTCTGGTAAAGAAGCCAGAATAACACGGATGCCAATTAACTTATTGCGTACTGTGCGGCGCGTCATCAAGTTCTTTCAGTGGGGATGGAACGTAGCAGACAGACTGGCGTTTACAGAAGTTTTAGCAAGTGGTCAACCTTTAAATGCCTCAATGACTGAGGTATACCAAATTTTTGGGTTAGAGCAAGAACAAACTACTACACTGGAAAGCTATCTGCAAGAGTACTTCAGTCGAATTATGAAGAAACTTAAAGAGTTAGACTATCAGAAAAGTAAAACCAAAAAGCAGAGATCAAAGAAGACTCCGTTTAAAAAAGTTAATAGTCAAGAGTCAATAGGCAATGGTCAATAGGCAAGAAGGCAATAGGCAAGGGTTGTTACTCTAGGCTTTGGACTCTTGACTCTTGACTTCGGACTTTTGACTTTTGACTCCAAACTAATGACTACGTTGTCAAAAATGTGTAAGGATTAGCATAATACAGAGCGTCGCCTAAACTTGGATATTTGAATGTGCCGAAAGTAGGCATTATCTACAATGATCTTAAACCGATAGCGGGTCGCATCGCTATCGACCTGAAAGACAAGCTAACCGCTGACGGTTGGCATGTGTGCATCACTACGAGTATCGGTGGCATACTGGGTTACTCCAACCCTGAGAGTCCCGTATGCCACACCCCGATTGATGGTCTGACGCCCCCCGGTTTTGACTCGGATATGGAATTTGCAGTTGTATTGGGGGGAGATGGTACTGTTTTGGCAGCATCTCGTCAGGTTGCGCCATGCGGTATTCCACTACTAACAGTGAATACCGGACACATGGGGTTTTTGACGGAAGCTTACATCAATCAATTGCCTCAAGCAATAGAGCAGGTGATGGCGGGTGAGTATGAAATTGAAGAACGAGCAATGCTCACTGTTCAAGTGTTGCGGGGGGAGTCAGTATTGTGGGAAGCCCTCTGCTTAAATGAAATGGTGCTACATCGGGAACCATTAACCTGTATGTGCCATTTTGAGATTGCTATAGGGCGTCATGCGCCAGTCGATATAGCAGCAGATGGTGTGATTGTTTCGACACCAACTGGTTCTACAGCCTATTCCTTGAGTGCTGGTGGACCTGTTGTTACACCTGGGATTCCCGCATTGCAACTAGTACCTATCTGTCCTCACTCTCTAGCTTCCAGAGCTTTAGTGTTTCCAGACACGGAACCGGTAAATATTTATCCAGTAAATATTCCTCGGCTGGTGATGGTAGTAGATGGGAATGGGGGGTGTTACGTTTTTCCTGACGATCGCGTACATTTAGAGCGATCGCAGTATAGCGCTCGGTTCATTCGCCTGCAACCACCAGAGTTTTTCCGAATTTTGCGCGAAAAACTGGGATGGGGTCTACCACATATTGCTAAACCCACTTCGGTAGAATTACCTTAGTCAGTTAACAGTTAACAGTTAACAGTTAACAGTTAACAGTTAACTGTTCCCCGATAAACTCATTTCCTTCCAGAACTGCTGATATAGGAATAGTATTTGGATTTAGTGATTAAAGTTGCAGCGTTGAATTTGATAGCTGATACCTGAACGTGTTACAACATCCGAGGTGGCATGTTAAATCAGGATTGCTCAAATCAGAAACTTGTAAATTATATCTCTAGTTCACGTACAGACTTTCTTTTGAAAGGTCAGTACAATCCAAATTCTATATCCAACATCACAAATCAATATGACAGTTGCTCATAGCCCCTGTGTTTTAGTTGTCGAAACCGATGAGACTCTTGCAAATCAGCTTTCTTTTGATTTGCAAGAAGCTGGTTATGAAGCCGTTTTGGCTAATGATGCAGCGAGCGGTTTACAATATAGTCGCGATCGCCAGCCTTCTTTAATTGTCCTCGATAGAATGCTGGCGGGGGAATCAGGACTCTCACTATGCAAAAATCTGAGGAGTGCTGGTATGCGTTCTCCAGTGCTAGTACTCATGGCTAGAGATTCAGTCGATGATCGTGTAGCTTGTTTAGAAGCAGGCGCTGATGACTATATTCTCAAGCCTTACCGCGCAGAAGATTTTTTGAAGTTGATTCGCCTCTATTTAAAACCTGATGTCGATACCACAGAGCAATTGCGCTTTGGAGATTTAGTGCTAGACATCGCTACCCGTCGTGCTATTCATAACAGTCGGGTAATTGATTTGACTATGAAAGAATTTGAACTCTTAAAGTTTTTAATGGAACATCCCCGCGAGGTGTTGACACGCGAACAAATTCTCGAAAATGTTTGGGGTTACGACTTTATGGGTGAGTCAAATGTAATTGAAGTATATATTCGTTACTTACGCCTGAAAATTGAAGACGAAGGACAAAAGCGTCTAATTCAGACAGTGCGCGGTGTCGGGTACGTTTTAAGGGAATCTTAAAGGCCAATGACAGGAGTGACAACTGCTACACAAAAAGATTTGATGATCCCACCTCTAAAAAGGGTGGGATTCTGAATTTAGAGAGTATACTTACAAAAAATCAAAGTCTGTGTCACCAAAAGAACAATTATCAATCGTCTGTTTTTTTTCTTAAATTTTGTTAAATTGTAATCTCAATGACAGAATCGAGAATTATATGATTCGTTGGCTAAGTTTGGTTTCCATGCTACTAAGTGTTCTGCTCATGGGTTGTTCTCTACCCACCACAGCTAAATCTCCCACTGGTTCTGGCTCTCGAACTGAAGCAACTGCACCTTCCGGTCAAAAACTACCGATTTCTGCCCAAGCTTTTGTTCCTAATGGGAAGATGATTCAATTGGAAGTGGCGCGGACTTCAGAACAGCAGGCGATGGGATTGATGTATCGTCCAGCTTTACCAGATGATAGAGGGATGCTGTTTGAGTTCCCTTCACCACAGCCAGTCAGTTTTTGGATGAAGAATGTACCAGTTGAACTGGACATGGTCTTTCTCCAGAAAGGGGTTGTCAAGTATATTCAGGTGGCTGCACCTCCTTGTGCTAGTGAACCTTGTCCCACTTATGGGCCTAATACACTAATTGACACAGTGATTGAATTACGCTCTGGGCGCTCTGCTGAATTGGGTTTGAAAGTTGGCGATCGTGTCAAAATTAAATTCTTAACCTCCGGAGCCTTACGGAGATGAGGATTTGGAAGCTTGCTGATTTCAGAATTTTGAAAATCTAAATAAATCATGTAATTGTAAAAAAAATGTCTCGTACTGTGATATAATTCTTACCGAACAACTCGCCATCTAAATTTTTGTCAGTCAGCGAAAGCTACTCTATCCACAAGCTGGAGTCAGAGTATCCAGGTTTTACAGCAAAAATCTTCCTTTTGGCGTACGTGTAAATAGTCGCAAATAAGAGACTATAAGCTATGGAATCTTTGTTACCAAATGCGTAATTAAATAAGATACTGCTGTAGAGAAGATGAAACCGATTTTACCAGGGGAAAGTGCTACTTAAAAATTGAGTAGACGAGTAGCGATAAAGTTTAAATTTCCCCATCTATCGAAGAATTGCTCTCTTTGATGGAACTTAGATAAATCTCTTTTGTGGTGTTTAATCGGTAATACCACAGTGACAGATTAAATACTGGCTACTGGCTACTGAGAAATGGTGGACTGATATATGACAATACACACTACGCAAGGAGGTGAGATACAAATGGCACCATCAACATATTCTCGACTGATTCATTTTTTACAAGAAGATTTGGCAATTTCGACGGCGTCTTTGGCTGTGGCGCTACGACACCGGGAACAAGATCCAGGCCCTTTACCCATGATTCTTTGGCAGTATGGGTTAATTACTCTGGAACAGTTAGAGAAAATTTATGATTGGCTAGAAACGGCGTAGCCGTGAGTAGTTCATGCAGGAGAATTGAGGTATGTCATATCTACCCTGCCTTGTGCAAAGGCTTATAGATAGGGAAAACTTTTATCATTTCTACTCATTTACACCCAAAAAAGAGCGAGTTGGATTTTCAACTCGCTTTTTTAGTTTTTAGTAGGAGTCAGGAGTTAGGGGTCAAGAGTTCAGGGTCAAGGTAGTATCTTGATCACGAATGACAAATGACAAATGACCAATGACAAATAACTATTGTGCAAACACTTTAGCTGCAGCGGCTACGCCAGCGCCTGGAGTAAAGTTTTCGTAGCCGAGTTCTGAGAGAACGACTTCTAGGGATGCTATGCAGCTAAGAATATCGCGATCGCTCACAAAACCCAAGTGACCAATGCGGAAAATTTTGTTTTTTAGATGATCTTGGCCGCCAGCTAAGGCGATGTCAAAGCGCTTGTTAATTAAAGACCGAATCTTATCTGACTCAATTTCTTGTGGTGCAACAGCTGTAATTGCTGGACTAGCATGAGTGTCTGGGGCAAACAGGGGTAAATTTAAGCCTTTAATCGCCGCACGGGTAGCATTTTTCTGCCGTTCGTGACGACTAAATATTGATTCTAAGCCTTCCTCTTTCATGATCCGCAAGGTGGTGTGCAGTGCCACGATTAAGTTCACTGGTGGAGTGAATGGGGTAGTGTTTTTGGCTGCTGATTTGCGATATTTGCCTAAATCTAGATAATATTTGGGCAATTTAGCAGTTTTGTAAGCTTCCCAAGCCTTGGGACTGACAGAAACAAATCCCAATCCAGGGGGTATCATGTAGCCTTTTTGGGAACCAGAGGCGACGACATCCAAACCCCAAGCATCCACGGGTAAATTGAATGCACCCAAACTAGTGACAGCATCAACAATAATCAAAGCTTCACCGTGTGCTTTGACATGGCTGTTGATGGTTTCTAAGTCATTGAGTACACCAGTTGAGGTTTCGCTGTGGGTGATGATGACGGCTTTAATTTGCTTCTCTGTATCCGCT contains these protein-coding regions:
- the nblR gene encoding response regulator transcription factor NblR produces the protein MTVAHSPCVLVVETDETLANQLSFDLQEAGYEAVLANDAASGLQYSRDRQPSLIVLDRMLAGESGLSLCKNLRSAGMRSPVLVLMARDSVDDRVACLEAGADDYILKPYRAEDFLKLIRLYLKPDVDTTEQLRFGDLVLDIATRRAIHNSRVIDLTMKEFELLKFLMEHPREVLTREQILENVWGYDFMGESNVIEVYIRYLRLKIEDEGQKRLIQTVRGVGYVLRES
- a CDS encoding DUF192 domain-containing protein, coding for MIRWLSLVSMLLSVLLMGCSLPTTAKSPTGSGSRTEATAPSGQKLPISAQAFVPNGKMIQLEVARTSEQQAMGLMYRPALPDDRGMLFEFPSPQPVSFWMKNVPVELDMVFLQKGVVKYIQVAAPPCASEPCPTYGPNTLIDTVIELRSGRSAELGLKVGDRVKIKFLTSGALRR
- a CDS encoding alanine--glyoxylate aminotransferase family protein is translated as MKDKLMLMIPGPTPVPEAALLALAKHPIGHRTSEFSNILAEVNENLKWLHQTQSDVLTLNVSGTGAVEAAIINFLSPGDRILVGSNGKFGERWVEVGQAYGLHVEAIIAEWGKPLDPAVFAEKLTADTEKQIKAVIITHSETSTGVLNDLETINSHVKAHGEALIIVDAVTSLGAFNLPVDAWGLDVVASGSQKGYMIPPGLGFVSVSPKAWEAYKTAKLPKYYLDLGKYRKSAAKNTTPFTPPVNLIVALHTTLRIMKEEGLESIFSRHERQKNATRAAIKGLNLPLFAPDTHASPAITAVAPQEIESDKIRSLINKRFDIALAGGQDHLKNKIFRIGHLGFVSDRDILSCIASLEVVLSELGYENFTPGAGVAAAAKVFAQ
- a CDS encoding DUF2949 domain-containing protein; the encoded protein is MTIHTTQGGEIQMAPSTYSRLIHFLQEDLAISTASLAVALRHREQDPGPLPMILWQYGLITLEQLEKIYDWLETA